From the Hordeum vulgare subsp. vulgare chromosome 1H, MorexV3_pseudomolecules_assembly, whole genome shotgun sequence genome, the window ACACTGTTGGCATGTTTGCCCATGTGGTATTTCCTTGATCATTTTGATGTTAATTCTCTAGTTTCAATTCCAGGTGAAACCTTCATATTCTTCAACAAGCAGATCAAAGGGAACAAGAGGGAGATCATTCAGCTCGGTGTCCCATTATTTCAACATACCACAGAGGAAACCAATTGTATGTCCAGGAAAACTGTCAGCTCATACTAAGTTTGCTTCAACCTGCTTACTGCAAGAATATTCTTTTGGGAGTAGGATCTTTTGCATTGATATCGCATCTCGAGAGTCCAGACAAAGAGATGCCCTAGTGAGTGATGATATCATAACTAACACCTGTCTTCTTCTCTTGGCCTTGTGTGCAGGTCATATAGAACCAATCCCAGTTGTCCTGCAGGCTGTCATCGACCACCTTGTTCTTTGGCGCTTAATACCAGAAAGCAGGAAACCAAACAGTGTCATCATCAATTTCTTCGATGAGGTAGGTGGTGTTGTGCTGTTTGCCGGTTGGTGTTTAATTACAGAATAATCATATAACAAAAATAAATGAAACCGAATGAGATTTTGCTTCTTGTACTGTCATGAGATATGTGGGTCAAATCTGAACCAGAACTGGTAGTGACTTTTTTTCTCCTTAAAAAACAGCCACTTGAGTATACAAATAGCAAAGTAAATTTGCACATTACAGTTGGTGGGTTCTTGTAGGGTCAAGTATCCATATTAAGTACTCTATGGTTCACAGGAGTACTTGAACTTGATATGAACTATATAAAGTAGATATAAACTATAATACTTATAAAGCACGTAGTAAAAGTAAAATACCAATGCTACTACACTATATAACACAGTGCctttcttcaaggcatgaacataGATTGAGAGCTCAAATGTTTGAAACTTGATAAGGTGTTGGTATCTGACAACttgtgaaattgtttcacaggaCGAACACTCGCAGCCCTACTTCAAGCCTCCCCACCTGGACAACCCCATTTCCACTCTCCTGCTCTCTGAGACCTCAATGGCATTTGGAAGGTCACTTGTCACTGACAGCAACGGCAACTACAAGGGACCCCTCACACTCTCACTGAAGCAAGGGTATGTACGCTTAAGGCTTTCTTTAATGATACCAAAAAAAATTCACCTCCTGGAAAATCTTCAAATTCAAATGAAATTTAAGGAGATTTGCACGAAACTTGCTCgtgttaaaacttttcaaaaaactcTGGGGGGTGattttttattttactatttCGGCTTGCTAAAGAAAGCATTGCAGTACTAGAAATGTTATCTTACTTTTAAGGATCGTATTTGCAGATCACTTCTGGTGATGCGCGGGAACAGCGCGGACATGGCACGCCATGTCGTGTGCCCGTCATCCAACCGGCGCGTGAGCATCACGTTCGTGAGGGTGAGGCCATCGACTCCGGTGGACCTCAGCCCGCTCCCATCACCCACAAAGGCCATGACGCTCTGGCAGCCTCCCCCGACCATGGCAACGGCCGGCATGCAGAAGTCGCCCCATGGCAGCAATGGCGCTATCATCGGCTACTGTCCGGCTCCACAGGCTATGATGGCCCCTGCGTGGGGCATGGCCGTCCgagcgccggtgatgatggtcgCCGCGCCGGCGAGGACCATGATGATGGCGCCCTCGAGCAACATTAACAAGAGGATGGGGCGCGGCGGCACCGGTGTGTTTCTTCCATGGACGGTgggtcccaagcggtacaacaaGCACCTCCCCCCGCGCATTCAGAAGCGCCGGTTCTCAGCGATGATGTCGCCCATAGAGTCTCAGGGCTGAAGCGCCGGACCGCACCTCACCCCGGCGTGGCCGTTGGATCTGATGGACAAGCCGTCGTATATCTCCGGTTGGTTCgtggagcagtttttcttcttcttccgagGCAAAAAGTTCGGAAAACGCATGGGCGGGCACGCTGCCCTGTGTATTCTGCTTGGTGACTCTCGTTGGTGCTggtgtttttcttttttgcttcttgTGGGGTTTGGTCTGGTCTGCCTGTAATCTAGTTGAGTTTGTGGCCTTGTGGGTAGCACGGGCCGATGCGGTACGTagaaatatgatgatgatgagtaGGGATAGGTGAGGTCAGAATGAATCAATCAAAACTTTTTTTTTTGTCTATCTCCTCATCTGGTTCGGAGAAAGAACTGGATGCATACATAGATGTCATGTTGCCGTTCCTGTTCTGCTGAGTTTGGGTTTGCAGGTCTATATACAGGTAGAAAGAATATGCATTAAGTTTCCTCTGTTGATCACTTGTGTTGTTCTTCCCTCTTTTGAACGACAGGCAAAACTATCCTTACAGTCTTAGACACTACTGATTTTATCCTTTAGAAAGAGCATGGTCCAAGAAGTAAACAGTCCGAAAAGCACCTGGCATATGTTGATACCAAACGACCAGGTTTTAAGCTTTATAACCATCAAAAACAGACTGGTTTCTTGGAAATGTGCAATGCAAGAATGTTGATAGGTAGTTTGTTCTGATAGACTATTTTTGGATCGTAGCCCTCAGACCAAAGATGTTGGAAAAAGAGGAGATGAAACGATTTACAGACCAAAGATGATAGAGGGGAAGATTTAAGCTAGTATGCAATGAAACGATTCACAATCttaaaaaaagaggagatgagAATGTTATAGCCCAGTTCGGTATATATTACTCGGCGTGAGTCAAAGTGTAAATCCCATGGTTTGCCAAAACAGGCACAACTCAGCATAACGTGACACTATCCTTGAGAAACAGCACGGTACTTCAAAACATCACCTAATTCTTCGGGAAACCGTCTACTCCGAAGCATGCATAAGTTTTTTTAGAAATTTactaaagactacatacggagcaaaatgagtgaatctacgctCTAAAGTATGCCTATATTCAATCGTATGTAGTCCGCTAGTAAAACCTCTAAAAAAACTTAcatttaagaacggaggaagtAATACATTGTAATAAGGCATGGACGTAACCAGAAATGCAACAGTTGTCAGCCAGTAATACATGGCAAAATTGGCGTCGTACCTCTTCTCACTTCACCCTGAGTCATAAGAAATGCAGAGTCATCAGCACAGTTCCCAGTGAACCAACAAATTAAACGAAATAGGGGTTCTCTAAGCGAATAACAAGCGCAATTTGTGACTTGTACCATATATTGACTGGAGTTCATGAGTCTAATGTTACTTCCAAAGACCAAGAGGATATAAGGCAAGTGCTTTCTAGAAAGGAAAAAATCTGATGGTTGTGCAGATTCATATGAATGAACTTGGAAAATCACTAAATCCGCACGATATCAGTCCAGTTCTAGCCTTATAGCTGGAGGCCCCTTTTGAGCTCCAAGTTATTGAAGTCTTAATCGCTTCCTATGATGTACTTTAGGAATGGCTGAAATTTCAGAGTCATCTCTACTTGGAACAAGTGGGAAAAGGACGAAAAATCAAAGCCACAGTCTAATGCTTAGTGACTTGATCAGACAGCGCAATTATGCAATACAATCTTCTGAAGTACCTGCTGCTAACTGAATTTAATCAGCCTTTTTCTATGAATGTCAATGAAACAATGCTGAAGGCTGCTACTAGAGATTCCTACTTAGTGATAGGCCCAGGGCTGTTATGAAGGCTAGGAGGCAGTGTGATTGTTGTTGTGCGTGTAGGTGTCACAACAACAGTTGGAGCAAGCTCGTGAGTAGACACGTCACTAGAAAGTTCCACATGTTACAAATGGTATACTAGTACTAATTTAATACAAATATAGATGACATACTAGTGCATGAGTTACCTCTCTTTAGCTTCTCTTTGTTTGCAAGTTGCTtttctatgccccaatatgccacATTGTTTGCACCTATTTTTGCTCCCAaatctcttcttttctttttccttctCTTTGTAACCTTCTTTGTCATTTCTTTTGCCATTATCATCTTTTTTCTTTCGTTtgctgccaccaccaccaccatcttcaaggcaacttttgattCTCTGTTTCCTCCGTCTCCCAACAGAGCTCTTTAAAACCGGTGGCACCATCTCAAGATCTAGACTAACATGAGGCCATTGAGACTTGTCTGTGATTGGTTCAATCTCTCCAGCATAGGCAGCCCGGAACCTACTCACGGAGAAATACTCATGTACATATGGTTGAAAGTGTACATCTGCCGTCTCTATAAGGAATGCAAGTGCATGCTCACAGGGCTTTCCAGTGTGTTGCCATTCTAGGCAAGTGCACTCACGGCTGCCTATCTTCACAACATGCCTAAGATTCTTCTTGCTAGTGTCCTTGACCTCACAACTTTCTCCGGTTGATCTTCCAACAACCAAATGATCAAGTTGCCTAGTTCTATTATTTATTTGTTGAATGATGGCAGGCAATATATCTCCATGTAGCATTTCCCCAATCCTTCTCCTTCTATAAACAAGTATCATAATTTTCTCTCTTATTGCGTCGGCTAGCTCATCCATGGGAAGCTCCTTTGTTCCTTTGATCCAACTATTGAAGCACTCGGCTAGATTATTGTGAATGTAATCACATTTTTATCTCTGTGTTAAAGTCACATCTCATCCATTTTAAGTTGTGATAGGTACACAAGTAGGTACTCACTGCAGGCTCTGCTTCAAATATCTTCCCCATATGATAGTTAAATGTTTCCAGACGATAAGCCTTGGCTGCTCGCCACATGCGACCAAAAATATCTCCATGAAACTTTTTTTTGAAGTTTGCCATTAGATGCCTAAAGCATTCCCTTTGCTCAGCTTGAGGAAACACAGTTTTAACAGCATTCTCTAACCCTTTGCATGCATCAGTACAAACAACTAGAGTTTGAAGATGTCCTATTGCCCTATGCAGTTGTTGCATAAACCGAATCCAGTTATCCTCGGTCTGTGTTCCAATGAAACCAAATGCTAAAGGAAACATCCAATTTTGTCCATCTAGTGCGATACATGCTGCTAATTGACCATTCCACTTTCCAGTCAAAAATGTGGAGTCTATACTGACATATGGTCTACAACCAGCCAAGAATCCATCAATGGATGGCTTAAGTGCCATAAAAAATCTGCGGAAATGCACTTCACCTCCTTCCCTCTTGGCATCAACCTCGACAATGCTACCGGGAGATCTTTTATCAATCTCAGCTTTAAAGTTCAACAAAGACTGAAAGCTTTTTCCCCAGGTCCCGTATAAACTATTCTTGGCCCTTTCTTTTCCCTTGTTAACAATATCATACCCAATAGTACATTTGTACTCGGCTTCTAGCTTTTTCCGGAGCTCACTCACACCAATGTTTGGTTCAACTTGAAGATACCCCATTGCCTTTTCTGCCACCCATGCTTGGTCTGCCATGCTTGTAATGACTTTAGCGGTTGATGAACACTTATGAGGCTTTACTATCTTGTTAACCTGCACAAAACACAATACCAACCATGAGTTGCAAGTAATTTACAAATAGCAGTTTCAACATTAAAAATAATTAATGATAGATAAGATTGTACCCTGACTGTTTTTCCATCTTCTATTGTCCTACCAGTTATTCTCCAAGGACATTCATCTCCTTTACAGTGACCCACAAATCTAGTAGTGTCACTCTTCGTGATCTTGATGTCAAACTTGCCTCTGATAGCAAATGTTCTCATGAGCATCCTAAACTCGTTCATTGAATGAAACAAAGACCCTTCCTCTATCACAGGATGTTCCTTATCATACCAAAAGTGATCTTCTTCAGGCATATGGTCAGGCACAGGAAGAGCCGCATCAGCAAGTAAATCATCATCAATATCAGCCACAGACGCATCATCATTTGCAATGGAGGCTTTCATAGCTGCTTCATATACAGTTTTTTATGCTCAGATTCGTCATTGATGCCAAGCACCGAGCACATTTTCTCTTCTGTTATAGGAATATCAATTTCGTCATCATTCATTGGTGCTATCTCAATCTGGGACCAATCAACTCCTCCTTCCATTGTTGATACGTGTGTATCGTTTCTAGCCACCACTGTTGACCTACTTGGAGAACAAATAAACATTTTAACATAAGGGCATCATCCAATTAGTAAGAGAACATtaaatcaaaaaataaaatagCATGCTAGATCTGAAGTTTTTTTTTCATGCTTCATCTTAGTTTACTTTTCTTTCTGTACAGGTTCATCAATGCCACAGAAGTGTTGTGCTAGCTGCACGTACGCACACATGTTGTGAATAAAAAGGGCCATGGTGTTGTACTGGGAAGTGGGTTCACGAGCCTCAAGGTGTTGTGCTAGCCGAAACAATCAATCTGGAGTTGTTGTGGATTGATTAGAGTACTAACCAATCTGGAGCATCTCGTGCTGATCCAGGGTTGGAGGAGTCGTTTGCCCGACCGGCAGCTTCAGGTTCGTGGGGCGATGGATTGGTGGCCGAGGGTGCATCTGCCTCTCTGCTGGGCACGGACATGGAGCTGCAACTAATTAAGAGAATCAATCTATGATTGCTTGATCAGTTTGTTCGGTTGGTATAGCAATGAAGGGAAAGAAAACAAAGGAAAGAATTGCAAATTTGCCACAGGGGTAAGAAAGTCATTTCACGTGGTGAAAATAGAGATAAAAAAGCCAAAAATTATTACAGTAAATAAAAAGGGCATATTAtctaaaaggaaaagaaaactggGGCAAATCATCCAATTTGATGTAAAGCGGGGCAAATTATCCGATGCCCAAATAAAGTGGGGGCAAATAATCCAATCTCCCTTACACCGATTATTGATGCTTCATCcgtagattttttttttctgaatcCTATCTAGAAGCTTTTGCACACCATGTTAATGGTTAAAACATAAACACATAAACCAATCTACATATCTATGGTCCATGTTCATCGACCATtactaaggccttgtttggtattAGGGTTTTTGAGGggattggtggggataatcccGAGAAGGATTGGGTGAAACCCTAACCTTCACCCAATTccttcaaatccccatttatccccaatTCACTAGGTAGGGatagtgtattgggtattgagaaaaaAGCACTAGAATTTGGAGATTTGTGGGGGAAATGTGGGAATAAAACATGTCAAATACAGTAAAACCAAATGGTGTTTTATGATATGTGGGGATTTAGGGGTTTGACTGGGATAATCCTACCCAATTTCCTAAAAtatactagtaccaaacaaggcctaatgGTCATTGCTGATCAACCTAGACTAGCTTGCATTTCCAATGTGGCCATGTttgaatcaagcatgaatatgtttataATTATAACTTTACAAGCCATGCAGGTAAATTTTCCGAGATGACTTGAGTTTAAGTGAATTCATTTAATAAAGTCACCTTGTAATTTTACACACTAACGAGATTTAGCACGCTTGCACAATCATATATGGATGTTTCCTATTGTATATCAATGATGCATGCTATACATTTGTCCGATACATGCTTGATTTTGCGAGCATAAGCTATCTGCACAAGCTTCTGTGAATAGACATGCAATCTGTCGGTAAACACAAGATGATCATAAGAGAAGACGCTAGAGCCTGAATGACTGATGAACTGGGTTGACAAACAGTAAAACTTAACTAATATAGGTTCAACAAAGTACTCAAGGCAACAAACTTCACACAGATATATTTCTCCAATGCATGTTTGATTTTGGACACATATGCTATCTACAAAAGCTTCTACGTGTAGACATCCAAGCTTCACTAGACACAACACGATCATTAGAGAACAAGCTAGAGCTTGTCTTTGAATGCTATaattagagcatctccaaaaGGCGCCAAACCGCCGCACGCTAAAAATATTATGCAGCATCCAAATAAAAAAATTAGTGCGTCAGAGTGCTTCGGCTCCAACGGCCGCGCCAAAGTATAGCGCACGCGAGCCGCTCGAGCGGATGCGCTAAAACTCGGCGCGCGCGAGTTGCCGACGCTTGCACTTTGTTCATTTTCATGAAGATAAATATGGATATTTCAAACATAAATAAGAAGACATAGCATAATTTAATTCCACGGCACATCAACAATCATGTCACATCATCCAACCAAATGCAAAATCATCCAATCAAATTCATCATGACATAAAAAAAGTTCACACAAAGAAATGGCACACAACAATCATGCCCCATCTTCATCTTCGTCCTCCTCTTCCTACGTTCTTCATCCTCatccgaagacgattcttcctcctcctcgtcttcattAACGTGCGCTGCATCATCATGTGGAGCTCGGTAGGTGTTGGCAATATCTTCAACGGCTTCATGCGAAGGTATGTGAGGAGGCACACCGGAAGACATGTGTCCACCCGGAGGTGCTCCCATGCCTCTCATGAGAGACACAAAACTCATGCCTCCCATGCACCCATGGTAGCtccgaagccacccatgcctcccatgccgctcatggtagctccgaagccacccatgcctcccatagtAGCTCCCATGCCTCCAATGGCCATGCCTCGTTTTTGGACCAAGACTTCTTCTCGGGCACGCTTGACGTACTTGTTTTGTTGCTCGTCGAGGGTAGATATGTCcatgataaagaacaagtatttctCCCATTCCAACAATCTAGTGCGCTCCTCCATGACGAATTTCTTCTCCTCCAatgccaccttcctctcctcgacCGTCACCTTTCTCTCCTCGGTCGCCAACCTCCTCTCTTCGTCCGCCGCATCTTTCTTCCTTGCCATCTTCCTCACCTTATTTTCTTCCTTTCTTGCGttcacaatagcttccatagcattgttttgctcatcatctcctttcctattcttcttttcttttccttctttctcGCCTCCACTTAGTCTATTTGGCTTGGAGTAGGCAACCGAGTTTGGTGTACGGCTTCTCTTGTCGCCATCACTTGATGACTCTTTCTCATCATCATCCAAACCAATAGTTCGC encodes:
- the LOC123441748 gene encoding RNA demethylase ALKBH10B isoform X2 — encoded protein: MTTPAAGAPGSPVAAPDQVAARDAVIGWYRGEFAAANAVIDALCGHLAQIGGADYDAVFAALHRRRLNWFPVLHMQKFYSVADVAAELRRVSDARAAAAYSEEEAASTVIHEPMDELVVTVAAEPEPIPEAQPDVAVHPVDAGREQEADGEDSSGDSSERKAASTEDDAVHDGHNTDQGSQGEHSLPESYPICSDHDECMARPERIKIQKGFMAKESVKGHMVNVVKGLKIYEDVFTTMELMKVADFINEIRQAGRNGELSGETFIFFNKQIKGNKREIIQLGVPLFQHTTEETNCHIEPIPVVLQAVIDHLVLWRLIPESRKPNSVIINFFDEDEHSQPYFKPPHLDNPISTLLLSETSMAFGRSLVTDSNGNYKGPLTLSLKQGSLLVMRGNSADMARHVVCPSSNRRVSITFVRVRPSTPVDLSPLPSPTKAMTLWQPPPTMATAGMQKSPHGSNGAIIGYCPAPQAMMAPAWGMAVRAPVMMVAAPARTMMMAPSSNINKRMGRGGTGVFLPWTVGPKRYNKHLPPRIQKRRFSAMMSPIESQG
- the LOC123441748 gene encoding RNA demethylase ALKBH10B isoform X1 translates to MTTPAAGAPGSPVAAPDQVAARDAVIGWYRGEFAAANAVIDALCGHLAQIGGADYDAVFAALHRRRLNWFPVLHMQKFYSVADVAAELRRVSDARAAAAYSEEEAASTVIHEPMDELVVTVAAEPEPIPEAQPDVAVHPVDAGREQEADGEDSSGDSSERKAASTEDDAVHDGPDNTDQGSQGEHSLPESYPICSDHDECMARPERIKIQKGFMAKESVKGHMVNVVKGLKIYEDVFTTMELMKVADFINEIRQAGRNGELSGETFIFFNKQIKGNKREIIQLGVPLFQHTTEETNCHIEPIPVVLQAVIDHLVLWRLIPESRKPNSVIINFFDEDEHSQPYFKPPHLDNPISTLLLSETSMAFGRSLVTDSNGNYKGPLTLSLKQGSLLVMRGNSADMARHVVCPSSNRRVSITFVRVRPSTPVDLSPLPSPTKAMTLWQPPPTMATAGMQKSPHGSNGAIIGYCPAPQAMMAPAWGMAVRAPVMMVAAPARTMMMAPSSNINKRMGRGGTGVFLPWTVGPKRYNKHLPPRIQKRRFSAMMSPIESQG